The proteins below come from a single Eubacterium limosum genomic window:
- a CDS encoding GntR family transcriptional regulator yields MGAPEYIKIVEAIKNKITSQELEPGDAIQSENLLCEEFNVSRMTVRKGLAVLVNEGYIYSIPGKGNYVCEPDLDQYILHYNEMAPGNERGDEVRLIEVNVVKPSYEVGFNLEIPETKHVIVVKRIFLKDGFPTAYDIKYIPYYRGIPIVEKEIRYATFPEMVAKKNSIFAMTKKLKIRAAIAEDETARNLEIPVGMPLLVVEEKLLDEKDKPIGWGMMYLAGEDAGLEAVASFD; encoded by the coding sequence ATGGGTGCACCTGAATATATTAAAATTGTCGAAGCGATAAAAAATAAAATAACCAGCCAGGAGCTTGAGCCCGGGGACGCCATCCAGTCAGAGAACCTTCTCTGCGAGGAATTTAACGTCAGCCGGATGACAGTGCGCAAGGGTCTGGCCGTACTCGTCAATGAGGGTTACATCTATTCGATTCCCGGCAAGGGCAATTATGTCTGTGAGCCGGATCTGGACCAGTATATCCTCCACTACAACGAGATGGCGCCAGGCAATGAGCGCGGCGATGAAGTCCGCCTCATTGAGGTGAACGTTGTCAAGCCCAGCTATGAGGTCGGCTTTAATCTGGAAATTCCCGAGACCAAGCATGTCATTGTGGTAAAACGCATCTTTTTAAAGGACGGCTTTCCAACTGCCTACGACATTAAGTACATTCCCTACTATCGTGGGATTCCAATCGTCGAAAAGGAAATCCGCTACGCAACCTTCCCGGAAATGGTAGCAAAGAAAAACTCGATTTTTGCCATGACCAAGAAGCTTAAAATCCGGGCCGCCATCGCAGAGGACGAAACCGCCAGAAATCTTGAGATCCCTGTGGGAATGCCTCTGTTGGTTGTTGAAGAAAAGCTTCTGGACGAAAAGGACAAGCCCATCGGCTGGGGGATGATGTACCTGGCAGGTGAAGATGCAGGTCTCGAAGCGGTTGCTTCCTTCGATTAA
- a CDS encoding fumarylacetoacetate hydrolase family protein: MYFVTYQYASFSEAGILTADFKRVVPVTTIGKVLGVKLPEQMTDFIRLADDALIASIEKAMADNPNMGINLNSVKLLAPIPKPERNIFCLGKNYTEHVQEIKNIPGLGAVPESPIYFSKLSSSVTGPDSVILSHANATKQIDYEAELAVIIGKEGSDIAKSDAEDYIFGYTVANDITARDLQKKHSQWYKGKSLDTFCPLGPAIVYKSALPLPLNLGIRCRVNGETRQESTTSHMIFDIPTIISDLSQGVTLYPGDIILTGTPAGVGLAQDPPAFLKHGDIVEAEIEKIGILRNHIQ; the protein is encoded by the coding sequence ATGTATTTTGTCACCTATCAATACGCATCTTTCAGCGAAGCAGGAATTCTCACCGCGGATTTCAAACGCGTAGTGCCCGTTACCACCATCGGTAAGGTGCTTGGTGTTAAACTGCCTGAACAGATGACGGATTTTATCCGTCTGGCTGATGATGCTCTGATCGCTTCGATCGAAAAAGCCATGGCCGACAATCCCAATATGGGTATTAACCTGAACTCTGTCAAGCTGCTGGCCCCCATTCCCAAGCCTGAGCGTAATATTTTCTGTCTAGGCAAAAACTACACCGAGCATGTCCAGGAGATTAAAAATATTCCCGGCCTCGGCGCGGTTCCGGAAAGCCCTATTTACTTCTCAAAGCTTTCCTCATCCGTTACCGGCCCCGATTCGGTAATCCTGTCCCACGCCAACGCCACCAAACAGATTGATTATGAAGCCGAGCTGGCAGTCATCATTGGTAAGGAGGGCTCAGATATCGCCAAATCGGACGCTGAAGACTATATTTTCGGCTATACGGTCGCCAATGACATCACCGCCAGAGACCTCCAGAAAAAGCATTCTCAGTGGTATAAGGGCAAATCCTTGGACACCTTCTGCCCCCTCGGCCCGGCCATTGTCTACAAAAGCGCTCTGCCCCTTCCCCTGAATCTCGGCATCCGCTGCCGCGTCAATGGTGAGACCCGCCAGGAATCCACCACCAGCCACATGATCTTTGATATCCCCACCATCATCAGCGACCTGTCTCAGGGCGTTACCCTGTACCCCGGCGATATCATCCTGACCGGAACCCCAGCCGGCGTTGGTCTGGCCCAGGACCCGCCCGCTTTCCTGAAACACGGCGACATCGTCGAAGCCGAAATCGAAAAGATCGGTATCCTCAGAAATCATATACAGTAG
- a CDS encoding cobalamin B12-binding domain-containing protein, with protein MADWKNLTQAVGDLEEDDVMEILNDFVATNPTEAEAEEAVAACQAGMAVVGDLFEEGEYFVGDLIFAGELLTEAINVLKPVLGSGDTAVAGTILIGTAHGDLHDIGKNIFRSMAEAAGFQVTDLGIDVAIDTFVEKAKEIKPDIIGISGVLTLAIDSMKETSDALKAAGVDSKLIIGGNPVTKEACEYVGADDFTTNAAEGVKICQAWVG; from the coding sequence ATGGCAGATTGGAAAAATTTAACACAGGCAGTTGGAGACTTAGAAGAAGACGATGTAATGGAAATCTTAAATGATTTCGTAGCTACAAATCCTACTGAAGCAGAAGCTGAAGAAGCAGTTGCAGCTTGTCAGGCTGGTATGGCTGTTGTTGGTGATTTATTCGAAGAAGGCGAATATTTTGTTGGGGACTTAATTTTCGCAGGCGAATTATTAACTGAAGCAATCAACGTATTAAAACCAGTATTAGGCAGCGGCGACACCGCAGTTGCTGGCACCATCTTAATTGGTACCGCTCACGGCGATTTACATGACATCGGTAAAAACATCTTCAGAAGCATGGCTGAAGCAGCTGGCTTCCAGGTTACTGACTTAGGTATTGACGTAGCAATCGATACATTCGTTGAAAAAGCTAAAGAAATCAAACCTGACATCATCGGTATCAGCGGCGTTTTAACCCTGGCTATCGACTCTATGAAAGAAACTTCAGACGCTCTGAAAGCAGCTGGCGTTGACTCTAAATTAATCATCGGTGGTAACCCTGTTACTAAAGAAGCCTGCGAATATGTTGGCGCTGACGACTTCACAACAAATGCAGCTGAAGGCGTTAAGATCTGCCAGGCATGGGTTGGCTGA
- a CDS encoding cobalamin B12-binding domain-containing protein — protein sequence MKESIVRSVEGLYEQRTLELVKIAVRKGFTPLQILDWLRIGMERVGDHYEKCDYFIADLIFAGIIFQEVMDLDELKALYAMPSVPRMGKIVVASVYGDCHDIGKNIFASFATTAGFEVIDIGIDVPSSTILEKVQEHKPDIIGLSGMQQETTIEMKKITDGLEDLGIRDQIRVMIGGACVDDGVTHLSVGADYGTKDVTKAVEICKQWIQEKK from the coding sequence ATGAAAGAGAGTATTGTAAGATCAGTAGAAGGGTTGTATGAACAGCGGACGCTGGAGCTGGTAAAAATTGCCGTACGCAAGGGTTTTACCCCACTTCAGATTTTGGACTGGCTGCGCATCGGCATGGAACGGGTCGGCGACCATTATGAGAAATGTGACTATTTCATTGCAGACCTTATTTTTGCCGGCATTATCTTTCAGGAGGTTATGGATCTCGATGAGCTGAAAGCGCTGTATGCCATGCCGTCAGTGCCCAGAATGGGCAAAATTGTCGTCGCTTCTGTTTATGGAGACTGCCACGATATCGGAAAAAATATTTTTGCCTCCTTTGCAACCACAGCAGGCTTTGAAGTCATCGACATCGGCATTGACGTTCCTTCCTCCACTATCCTTGAAAAGGTACAGGAGCACAAGCCTGATATTATCGGCCTCAGTGGAATGCAGCAGGAAACAACCATCGAAATGAAAAAAATCACCGATGGACTCGAAGATCTCGGCATAAGAGATCAGATACGTGTGATGATCGGCGGCGCATGCGTGGATGACGGCGTAACGCATCTCAGTGTGGGCGCAGATTACGGCACAAAGGACGTAACCAAAGCGGTGGAAATATGCAAACAATGGATACAGGAGAAAAAGTAA
- the pyrF gene encoding orotidine-5'-phosphate decarboxylase: MIMDRLYNEALKSPVCVGLDTKIDFLPQYLKDKDWSTGEKITAFNKKIVDATADIAACYKMQIACYEALGLDGMKAYSETVKYVRKNGKIAIGDAKRGDITSTATQYAKGHFEGDFEVDILTVNAYMGEDAVSPYFPYIENNEKGLFVLLHTSNPSSRDFQELKLEEDGQKLYEAVGDKITEWGRPFIGESGYSAVGAVVGLTFPEEFEALQDQCPSTFFLVPGYGAQGGTGKDIANIFKKSRCAVINSSRGLITAHQKAETPCETEGFEALIREKTLAMKEDILKWL, from the coding sequence ATGATAATGGATCGCTTGTATAACGAAGCATTAAAAAGCCCCGTCTGTGTGGGCCTGGATACAAAAATTGACTTTCTGCCCCAGTACCTGAAGGACAAGGACTGGTCGACCGGTGAAAAAATCACGGCGTTCAACAAAAAGATTGTAGACGCCACCGCAGATATTGCGGCCTGTTACAAAATGCAGATTGCCTGCTATGAAGCCCTGGGCCTGGACGGCATGAAGGCTTACTCAGAAACCGTCAAATATGTGCGGAAAAACGGCAAAATCGCCATTGGAGACGCGAAAAGAGGCGACATTACCTCCACAGCTACCCAGTATGCCAAAGGTCATTTTGAGGGCGATTTCGAAGTGGATATCCTGACCGTCAACGCCTACATGGGAGAGGACGCCGTATCGCCTTATTTCCCTTATATCGAAAACAATGAAAAAGGCCTTTTTGTCCTGCTTCACACCTCCAACCCGTCATCGCGGGATTTTCAGGAGCTGAAGCTGGAAGAAGACGGCCAGAAGCTGTACGAGGCAGTCGGCGACAAGATCACTGAATGGGGCAGACCATTTATCGGTGAGAGCGGCTACTCCGCAGTGGGCGCTGTGGTCGGACTGACCTTCCCAGAAGAATTTGAAGCGCTGCAGGACCAGTGCCCGTCCACCTTTTTCCTGGTACCCGGCTACGGCGCCCAGGGCGGTACCGGCAAGGATATCGCCAATATTTTCAAAAAGTCCCGCTGTGCGGTCATCAATTCCTCCAGAGGGCTGATTACCGCTCACCAGAAGGCAGAGACGCCCTGTGAGACCGAGGGCTTTGAAGCGCTGATCCGTGAAAAAACGCTGGCCATGAAGGAGGATATTTTAAAGTGGCTTTAA
- a CDS encoding dihydroorotase — protein MKTLITNVEIIDATGRRPGKVLIDDDGKIKKVYKEKGQVKAAHDREIDGQGKVLMPGFIDMHCHLRDPGLTYKEDMETGMKAALKGGFTTLVAMANTKPIMDNAEALKANMDKADAMGLCDLVQVCALTKDFSEDDLVDFESTREYTNVYSNDGHNVDNEGTMKKGLAASTEYNFILATHCEPETETVERDIALLRETPGHLHVCHISKKDTLDAIKAAKAEGLDITCEVTPHHLYASAMEYKVHPPFRSYPDRRALIEGARDGSIDICGTDHAPHSDEDKLKGAPGINNFETAFAMYYTVFEGAGIPVERLSQMLSEAPAERMGIKAGLVKERYAGDLVLVDLDAEERVDPKTFISKSHNTPFGRELLKGKVLMTFKGGEIAYDNGSLV, from the coding sequence ATGAAAACTTTAATTACAAATGTTGAAATCATCGACGCCACTGGCCGCAGGCCGGGGAAGGTGCTTATTGATGATGATGGTAAGATCAAAAAGGTTTATAAGGAAAAGGGACAGGTAAAGGCAGCGCACGACCGGGAAATCGACGGCCAGGGCAAGGTGCTGATGCCGGGCTTTATCGACATGCACTGTCACCTGCGCGATCCTGGACTTACCTATAAGGAAGACATGGAAACTGGCATGAAGGCAGCCCTGAAGGGCGGCTTTACCACGTTGGTAGCCATGGCCAATACCAAGCCGATCATGGACAACGCAGAAGCTCTGAAGGCCAATATGGACAAAGCAGACGCCATGGGTCTCTGCGACCTGGTACAGGTTTGTGCCCTGACAAAAGATTTCAGCGAAGACGACCTGGTGGATTTTGAGAGCACCCGGGAATACACGAATGTCTACTCCAACGACGGACACAACGTGGACAACGAAGGAACCATGAAAAAGGGGCTGGCGGCCTCCACCGAGTACAATTTTATTCTAGCCACCCACTGTGAGCCGGAAACCGAGACTGTGGAGCGGGACATCGCCCTTCTGCGAGAAACGCCAGGACACCTGCATGTGTGCCATATCAGCAAAAAGGATACCCTGGACGCCATCAAGGCCGCCAAAGCAGAAGGTCTGGACATTACCTGTGAGGTCACCCCGCACCATCTGTACGCCTCTGCCATGGAATATAAGGTACATCCGCCGTTCAGAAGCTATCCGGACCGCCGGGCTCTGATCGAGGGCGCCAGGGACGGCAGCATTGATATCTGCGGCACCGACCACGCCCCGCACAGCGACGAGGACAAGCTGAAAGGCGCACCGGGGATCAATAATTTTGAGACTGCCTTTGCCATGTACTACACTGTTTTTGAAGGCGCGGGCATCCCTGTAGAACGCCTGAGCCAGATGCTGAGCGAAGCACCGGCTGAGCGCATGGGGATAAAGGCCGGGCTGGTCAAGGAACGCTACGCCGGCGACCTGGTTTTAGTGGATCTGGATGCCGAGGAGCGGGTAGATCCTAAGACTTTTATCTCAAAAAGCCACAACACTCCCTTTGGCAGAGAACTGCTCAAAGGCAAGGTGCTCATGACATTTAAAGGAGGAGAGATCGCATATGATAATGGATCGCTTGTATAA
- a CDS encoding aspartate carbamoyltransferase regulatory subunit has product MINVSKLKKGIIIDHIESGHGFEIYKELHLNEIDDVVVLMKNVPSKKMGQKDLIKIETDLELDMNVLGLIDPNVTINFVNNGELVSKVQLTLPTRVTGIMKCKNPRCISQYEDVGDIDFYLVDAEKKLYRCEYCDSYTTFIEK; this is encoded by the coding sequence ATGATTAATGTATCAAAACTGAAAAAAGGAATTATTATCGACCACATCGAATCCGGCCACGGCTTTGAAATTTACAAGGAGCTGCACCTCAACGAAATCGACGATGTTGTCGTGCTGATGAAAAATGTCCCCAGCAAAAAAATGGGGCAGAAAGACCTGATCAAAATTGAAACCGACCTGGAGCTCGATATGAATGTTCTAGGGCTTATCGACCCCAACGTCACCATTAATTTTGTGAACAACGGCGAGCTTGTGAGCAAGGTGCAGCTGACCCTGCCCACCCGGGTAACCGGCATCATGAAATGTAAAAATCCGCGCTGCATCAGCCAGTACGAAGATGTGGGCGATATTGACTTCTACCTGGTAGACGCAGAAAAGAAATTATACCGCTGCGAATACTGCGATTCTTATACGACGTTTATTGAGAAGTGA
- the tuf gene encoding elongation factor Tu: MAKEKFERSKPHVNIGTIGHVDHGKTTLTAAITTVLNKRFGTGEAVAFDNIDKAPEERERGITISTAHVEYETDARHYAHVDCPGHADYVKNMITGAAQMDGAILVVSAADGPMPQTREHILLSRQVGVPYIIVFLNKADMVDDEELLELVEMEVRELLDEYEFPGDDTPIVVGSALKALEDPDGEWGDKIVELMKEVDAYIPEPERDTDKPFLMPVEDVFSITGRGTVATGRVERGIVHVGDEVEIVGIHEIKKTVVTGIEMFRKLLDEGRSGDNIGALLRGIDRTMIERGQVLAKPGSIHPHTHFTAQVYVLTKEEGGRHTPFFDGYRPQFYFRTTDVTGNIKLPEGVEMVMPGDNVEMEITLITPIAIEEGLRFAIREGGRTVGSGAVAKIITD; this comes from the coding sequence ATGGCTAAGGAAAAATTTGAAAGATCCAAACCACATGTTAACATTGGTACCATCGGTCACGTTGACCACGGTAAAACAACATTAACCGCTGCAATCACCACCGTATTAAACAAACGTTTCGGAACCGGTGAAGCTGTAGCTTTCGACAACATCGATAAAGCACCAGAAGAAAGAGAACGTGGCATCACCATCTCAACCGCCCACGTTGAATATGAAACCGACGCACGCCACTACGCGCACGTTGACTGCCCGGGCCATGCCGACTACGTTAAAAACATGATCACCGGCGCAGCCCAGATGGACGGCGCGATCTTAGTTGTATCCGCAGCCGACGGCCCAATGCCGCAGACCCGTGAACACATCCTGTTAAGCCGCCAGGTAGGCGTACCTTACATCATCGTATTCTTAAACAAAGCCGACATGGTAGACGATGAAGAATTATTAGAACTGGTCGAAATGGAAGTTCGTGAACTGTTAGACGAATACGAATTCCCAGGAGATGACACACCAATCGTCGTAGGATCCGCTTTAAAAGCATTAGAAGATCCAGACGGCGAATGGGGCGACAAGATCGTTGAACTGATGAAAGAAGTTGACGCATACATCCCAGAACCAGAACGCGACACCGACAAACCATTCTTAATGCCAGTGGAAGACGTATTCTCCATCACCGGCCGTGGTACCGTAGCAACCGGTAGAGTTGAACGCGGGATCGTACACGTAGGGGACGAAGTAGAAATCGTTGGGATCCACGAAATTAAGAAAACCGTTGTAACCGGGATTGAAATGTTCCGTAAGCTGTTAGATGAAGGCCGTTCAGGCGACAACATCGGCGCGTTACTGCGTGGGATCGACCGTACCATGATCGAACGTGGACAGGTACTGGCAAAACCAGGCTCCATCCACCCACACACCCACTTCACCGCCCAGGTATACGTTCTGACCAAAGAAGAAGGCGGCCGTCATACCCCATTCTTCGATGGCTACAGACCACAGTTCTACTTCAGAACAACCGACGTAACCGGTAATATCAAACTGCCAGAAGGCGTTGAAATGGTTATGCCAGGGGACAACGTAGAAATGGAAATCACATTGATCACCCCAATCGCGATCGAAGAAGGTTTACGTTTCGCGATCCGTGAAGGCGGCCGTACCGTTGGTTCCGGAGCCGTTGCTAAGATTATCACAGACTGA
- the pyrB gene encoding aspartate carbamoyltransferase, which translates to MLKGRHLIEPGDFTIEELESIFGLADNIIANQDDYIDVCKGKLLASLFYEPSTRTRFSFESAMLRLGGKVIGFDNPANSSVSKGESIADTIRTVGCYADIAVIRHPREGTAKLVSKAACDMPIINAGDGGHEHPTQTLTDLLTIRHERGSCDGHVVGLCGDLLFGRTIHSLVKTLNRYKGNKFVFISPKELKMPEFFLSMLEPGSYIETDSLDDVIGDLDILYMSRVQRERFVSEEEYLRLKDYYILDKKKMKKAKEDMIVMHPLPRVNEIAVEVDNDPRAVYFKQAKYGMYVRMALISKLLGVDIND; encoded by the coding sequence ATGCTAAAAGGAAGACATTTAATAGAACCCGGTGACTTTACCATAGAAGAATTAGAATCCATTTTTGGGCTGGCTGATAATATTATTGCAAATCAGGATGATTATATTGACGTTTGCAAGGGAAAATTATTAGCCAGCCTTTTTTACGAACCATCCACCCGTACACGGTTCAGCTTTGAGTCGGCCATGCTGCGCTTAGGCGGCAAGGTCATTGGATTTGACAACCCTGCCAACTCGTCAGTATCCAAGGGCGAAAGCATTGCGGATACCATCCGCACCGTCGGCTGCTACGCCGATATCGCGGTGATCCGCCACCCGAGAGAAGGGACCGCCAAGCTGGTATCTAAGGCAGCCTGCGATATGCCCATCATCAACGCTGGTGACGGCGGCCATGAACACCCCACTCAGACCTTGACAGACCTGCTGACCATCCGCCATGAACGCGGCAGCTGCGACGGCCATGTGGTGGGCCTCTGCGGGGACCTGCTTTTTGGACGGACCATCCACTCGCTGGTCAAAACCCTGAACCGCTACAAGGGCAACAAATTTGTGTTTATCTCGCCAAAGGAACTGAAAATGCCAGAATTTTTCCTGAGCATGCTGGAACCCGGCTCTTATATTGAAACAGACAGCCTGGACGATGTCATCGGGGATCTGGATATCCTGTACATGTCCCGCGTGCAGCGCGAGCGCTTTGTCAGCGAGGAAGAATATCTGCGTTTGAAGGACTACTACATTTTAGATAAAAAGAAAATGAAAAAAGCCAAGGAAGACATGATCGTCATGCACCCGCTGCCGCGTGTCAATGAGATTGCCGTGGAGGTGGACAATGATCCGAGAGCGGTTTATTTCAAACAGGCAAAATACGGCATGTATGTGCGTATGGCCCTGATTTCAAAATTACTGGGGGTAGACATCAATGATTAA
- a CDS encoding dihydroorotate dehydrogenase electron transfer subunit yields the protein MALILDNQLVAEGICKMDVAYKGEVGVGQFFMLRAWDKDPLLSRPISVHNYENGVLTFLYQVVGKGTQLLLKLEKGDTVQLQGPYGKGFPDVDADLVVVGGGIGIAPLYYACRDFKKKHPDRSLRVYLGYRDTAYCVEAFDAVADEVTVDIGGIITHQVEARSGEVFFTCGPEIMMKSLCDVVPAENPVYVSLEAHMACGIGACLGCTCKTSEGNKKVCKDGPVFTREVAAL from the coding sequence GTGGCTTTAATTTTAGATAACCAGCTTGTGGCTGAGGGCATTTGCAAAATGGACGTGGCCTATAAAGGCGAAGTGGGCGTCGGCCAGTTTTTCATGCTGAGAGCCTGGGATAAGGACCCGCTGCTGTCACGGCCTATCTCTGTCCATAATTACGAAAACGGCGTGCTCACCTTCCTGTATCAGGTCGTGGGCAAGGGTACCCAGCTTTTATTAAAACTGGAAAAAGGCGACACCGTGCAGTTACAGGGCCCTTATGGCAAGGGCTTCCCGGATGTGGACGCCGATCTGGTGGTGGTGGGCGGCGGTATTGGCATCGCGCCCCTGTACTATGCGTGCCGCGACTTCAAGAAAAAACACCCGGACCGCAGCCTGCGCGTTTACCTGGGCTACCGCGATACGGCCTATTGTGTGGAGGCCTTTGACGCAGTGGCCGATGAAGTGACTGTGGATATCGGCGGCATCATCACCCACCAAGTAGAAGCCCGTTCCGGCGAGGTATTCTTTACCTGCGGCCCGGAAATCATGATGAAGAGCCTGTGTGACGTCGTCCCGGCCGAAAACCCGGTTTACGTGTCGCTGGAGGCGCATATGGCCTGCGGCATCGGCGCCTGTCTGGGCTGCACCTGCAAGACCAGTGAAGGCAATAAGAAGGTCTGTAAGGACGGGCCGGTATTTACCAGAGAGGTGGCAGCCCTATGA
- a CDS encoding glycerophosphodiester phosphodiesterase family protein gives MKKQKIQYKRFSRETFGLFRFNFWPLVIFEILYSFCGSTIIFPATGFVLKHSLSAAGLFYITGSNISELLNHPMLWIVGFVLLLILAFYTLIEFTTLAVCFHESLAGRKVQIIPLMRSGFKRALAIFKPKNFLMILFLILIIPFMNMMVTSNFIRELTIPGFISDYIADSALLSVIFLALVVSLAILVIRWLFVFNIFVLKDSSFKDARRQSAKRIKGRFFHTLWRFFLWNLFLVAISLLVALVFLVVCVIPAALIIEHIQGMSDPSFWFTLLISVVSIIFLLGSSILDAVVTPLNFAFISKLYDAYSRADNAVQEDIPLVNNNMSLAPKKKHLVIAACILLVISIGVKSAQIILAFDVDTANILLSGPQVTGHRGNSTEAPENTRAALEAAIANNADYVEIDIAETKDGVLVVSHDNNIKRISGQDIDIWNSNYDDLKDIDIGSWFSPEFSGERLMTLDEAIETCRGKVKMNIELKPTSHDHEFVEKAVDVIQKQDFKTECILASLDYTTIERVKQIDPSVRTAYISAIAYGDIDTLPVDAFSIEATFVNKKLVDAVHRQNKDIYVWTVDNEELIDDMIDLNVDNIITDDVPLAKELVKENGINSQDIFRKTLEQIVFGM, from the coding sequence ATGAAAAAACAAAAAATTCAATATAAACGCTTCTCAAGAGAGACCTTTGGGTTATTTCGCTTTAATTTCTGGCCCCTGGTCATTTTCGAAATCCTATACTCTTTCTGCGGAAGCACGATTATCTTTCCTGCGACCGGTTTTGTTCTAAAGCATTCACTCTCGGCCGCAGGACTTTTCTATATTACAGGCTCCAATATCAGCGAGCTGCTCAACCATCCAATGCTCTGGATTGTGGGATTTGTGCTGCTGCTCATTCTGGCCTTTTATACCCTCATCGAGTTTACCACGCTGGCTGTCTGCTTTCACGAAAGCCTTGCCGGGCGGAAGGTTCAGATCATTCCATTGATGCGGAGCGGATTTAAACGGGCTCTGGCGATTTTTAAACCTAAAAATTTCCTGATGATTCTTTTCCTGATCCTCATTATCCCGTTTATGAACATGATGGTCACCTCCAATTTTATTAGAGAACTCACCATTCCAGGATTTATCTCGGACTATATTGCCGACTCTGCCCTTTTATCGGTTATCTTTCTGGCTCTGGTTGTCTCTCTGGCCATCCTGGTCATCCGATGGCTCTTTGTTTTTAACATCTTTGTTCTAAAGGACTCATCCTTTAAAGACGCCCGGCGTCAAAGCGCAAAACGGATTAAAGGACGTTTCTTCCACACCCTGTGGCGGTTTTTTCTCTGGAATCTGTTTCTTGTGGCCATCAGCCTGCTTGTAGCACTGGTATTTTTAGTGGTCTGCGTTATCCCGGCCGCTTTGATTATTGAGCATATCCAGGGAATGAGCGATCCTTCTTTCTGGTTTACGCTTTTGATCAGTGTGGTCTCCATTATTTTTCTTTTAGGTTCAAGCATTCTGGACGCAGTTGTCACCCCTTTAAATTTTGCTTTTATCTCAAAGCTTTATGACGCATACTCTCGGGCCGACAACGCCGTGCAGGAAGATATACCGCTGGTCAACAACAACATGTCCCTTGCGCCTAAGAAAAAACATCTGGTCATTGCTGCCTGTATTCTGCTGGTCATTTCCATCGGCGTTAAAAGCGCACAGATTATACTGGCTTTTGACGTTGACACTGCCAATATCCTGCTGAGCGGTCCCCAGGTCACCGGGCACCGCGGTAATTCCACCGAGGCTCCGGAAAATACCCGGGCTGCACTGGAGGCTGCCATTGCCAACAACGCCGATTATGTGGAAATTGATATTGCGGAGACCAAAGATGGCGTTCTGGTGGTCTCCCATGACAACAATATCAAACGGATTTCCGGACAGGACATTGACATCTGGAACAGCAATTACGATGATCTTAAAGACATTGACATTGGCAGCTGGTTCTCCCCCGAGTTCAGCGGTGAGCGTCTCATGACTTTAGACGAAGCCATTGAGACCTGCCGGGGCAAGGTAAAGATGAACATCGAACTTAAGCCCACCTCCCACGATCACGAATTCGTGGAAAAAGCTGTGGATGTGATTCAAAAGCAGGATTTTAAGACGGAGTGTATTCTCGCTTCGCTGGATTATACCACTATTGAGCGGGTAAAACAAATCGACCCCAGCGTCCGCACTGCCTACATCAGCGCCATTGCCTACGGTGACATTGATACCCTTCCGGTAGATGCTTTCAGCATTGAAGCCACCTTTGTCAACAAAAAGCTTGTCGATGCTGTCCACCGGCAAAACAAGGATATTTACGTCTGGACAGTGGACAATGAGGAGCTCATCGATGATATGATTGACCTTAATGTGGATAACATCATCACTGACGATGTGCCTCTGGCTAAGGAGCTGGTAAAAGAAAATGGCATTAACAGCCAGGATATTTTCAGAAAAACACTCGAACAAATTGTATTCGGTATGTAA